A region of Oryzias latipes chromosome 18, ASM223467v1 DNA encodes the following proteins:
- the LOC111949238 gene encoding putative nuclease HARBI1 codes for MANINLAVFLLAIIRLFFVRSVQKRADLLHKVARRRTRRLTSARRSRRLIFTRVPLAALARHEQLGLPCIYCLPNIKVPVLANYADGQSDTRQDFRLTRRTINHLVEQLRVPHNQGWAQETEVLVFLFWLGCGTSYRVVARAFDMPRSTVSDIVHRTADRILQLMRRVIRLPSRAELPLVASGFEQLAGSAAFQKVVGSIDGCHIRIKAPKEDPASYFNRKLFYSIQMQAVCDSNAKFLDIFVGYPGSVHDSRVLRNSPIYTNKTYPPEGYILLGDGGYPCIAQPITLLTPYREPLRNAVEARYNRHHAKARSVVERAFGMMKTRWRAIFLGALEVKSKFAVKIIACSAILHNMCISEGDWLEPTVEPQQDNARNQQDEQSGIRLRGQISGFLSAPTGPQMALEEHDYC; via the exons ATGGCGAATATCAATCTGGCCGTTTTCCTGTTGGCAATAATTCGATTGTTTTTTGTAAGATCAGTCCAAAAACGAGCTGATCTGCTACATAAGGTGGCACGGAGGAGAACCAGGCGTCTCACATcggcaaggagaagcagacgtctcaTATTCACAAGAGTTCCTCTGGCAGCCCTagccagacatgaacaactg ggtcttccgTGTATCTACTGCCTTCCCAACATAAAGGTGCCCGTCCTGGCCAACTACGCTGATGGTCAGTCTGACACAAGACAGGattttcggttgacccgcaggaccatcaatcatctggtggagcagcttcgggttcctcacaatCAGGGGTGggcacaggagactgaggtcctggtgttcCTTTTCTGGCTGGGCTGTGGCACATCTTACCGTGTGGTAGCCAGGGCCTTTGATatgccacggtccactgtaAGTGacattgtccacaggacggcagaccgcatcctccagctgatgcgCAGGGTCATCCGGCTTCCCAGTAGGGCTGAACTGCCATTAGTCGCCTCTGGATTTGAGCAGCTCGCTGGGTCTGCTGCTTTCCAAAAGGTCGTggggagcattgatggctgccacataagaatcAAGGCTCCAAAAGAAGATCCAGCttcttattttaacaggaagcttttttattcaattcagaTGCAGGCTGTTTGCGACTCGAATGCCAAATTTTTAGACATCTTTGTTGGTTATCCTGGATCGGTCCATGATTCACGGGTTCTGCGCAACAGCCCAATTTACACCAATAAAAcatacccacctgaaggatacATCCTTTtaggtgatggtgggtatccctgcattgcgcaacccatcacgctgctgacaccctacagggaacccctAAGAAATGCGGTTGAGGCCCGATACAACCGGCACCACGCCAAGGCACGCTCTGTGGTGGAAAGAGCCTTTGGAATGATGAAGACGAGGTGGAGAGCCATATTTCTGGGGGCGTTGGAAGTTAAATCAAAATTTGCCGtcaaaatcattgcctgcagcgCCATCCTGCACAATATGTGCATCAGTGAAGGGGACTGGTTGGAGCCCACagttgagccacagcaggacaacgccaggaaccagcaggacgaGCAGAGTGGAATCCGTCTGCGAGGCCAAATCTCTGGTTTCCTGTCAGCTCCAACTGGGCCACAAATGGCTCTAGAAGAACATGATTATtgttaa